In the genome of Nitrospirota bacterium, the window TGCAACAGATAAATAAAAACCATTTGCCATCATATGTTCTCATAACACCTGCGCGGAATGAAGCGGCATTTATTGAATTGACATTAAAATCCATGATTGCTCAGACTGTTCCACCACTCAAATGGGTTATTGTAAGTGATGGATCAACAGATGGAACCGATGATATAGTCAAGAACTATACTGCGGAGAACAAATGGATAGAACTGGTAAGGATGCCTGAGCGCACTGAGCGCCATTTTGCGGGCAAGGTATTTGCATTTAATACAGGATATGAAAAAGTTAAAAATCTACAATTTGACGTAATCGGTAATCTTGATGCCGATATTTCTTTTGGGCCTGATCATTTTGAGTTTCTTCTCGGAAAATTTGGAGAGAATCCTCTCCTGGGTGTTGCTGGGACGGCGTTTATCGAGGATTCAGCGGTGGCGTATGATTACGAAATCGTCAGTATAGAGCACGTATCAGGTCAGTGTCAGTTGTTCCGCCGTAAATGCTTTGAAGATATCGGCGGTTACGTTCCCATAAAGGGTGGCGGAATCGACTGGACGGCCGTAACAACTGCACGTATGAGAGGGTGGAAGACAAGAACGTTCACAGAAAAAACTTTTATTCACCATCGACTAATGGGGACAGGCATGAGTTCTATTATATCTTCGCGCTTCAGATTCGGTAAACAGGATTATTATTTGGGAGGACACCCGCTGTGGG includes:
- a CDS encoding glycosyltransferase family 2 protein gives rise to the protein MPSYVLITPARNEAAFIELTLKSMIAQTVPPLKWVIVSDGSTDGTDDIVKNYTAENKWIELVRMPERTERHFAGKVFAFNTGYEKVKNLQFDVIGNLDADISFGPDHFEFLLGKFGENPLLGVAGTAFIEDSAVAYDYEIVSIEHVSGQCQLFRRKCFEDIGGYVPIKGGGIDWTAVTTARMRGWKTRTFTEKTFIHHRLMGTGMSSIISSRFRFGKQDYYLGGHPLWEIFRAVYQMKKKPIIFGGLFLFSGYFWAFLSRVEMQIPQELVGFRRKEQMRRLKDYFRNVLRKMTDGKYKSLPLLNIILIAKITCIIFNLKKLQ